DNA from Chryseobacterium wanjuense:
ATTTAAGATCCATAGTAATATTTTACTATAAACAAACAATAATTAAGCCTTTTCAACCAAAAAAAGTTAAATAATGGTTTAATTTTTGCAGTTTCCCTACAACTCAAACCACATTAAATATAAAAAATATGATAACGATTATTCCAGAAGCTCCGGAAAATGTTGCTGCTTTCAACGCAACGGGAGAAGTAACGAAAGAAGATTTTGAAAACCTTGTAATTCCCAGAGTAAAGGAAAAAATAGATCAGTTCAATGAGCTGAATTATCTGCTGTATCTCGATACCGATCTGGATCAATTTACGATGGGCGCATGGCTGGAGGATTTGCTTTTAGGATTAAAAAACTTAACAAAGTGGAACAGAACCGCTATTGTTACAGACAAAGAAGGGGTACAGAAATTTACTGATATTTTCAGTGTTCTGATGCCCGGAGAATTCAAATCATTTCCGAAAGAAAATCTTTATAATGCACTGTATTGGTGCGAAAACGGAAATGAAGTGGAAGCTTAATCAATTCACAACAATGTACTAAAGACTGTCTCTAAGGCAGTCTTTTTATTTTTACTTAATTAAATATCAACACATTACGTATAAACACCTAACAGAAAAATTGGTATTTTACACTGTATTTATTTCCCATAATGGTGATTACATTTGTATTGTTAACCAACTAAAAATTTAACACCATGTCAACATTCAAAATTAACATCATTGCGGGACCACTTTGGAGCAATGACGAGGCACAAAAATTAGGCGGACGTATCGCTGCCGCACACTTAGGAAAATTCACAGGACAATGGAGCACCATTGTAGAAGGAGAAATGAGCGTCATCGAAGTTGAGCTGAATACTCAGCCGACAGGAAGCTCAGAGTATACTTTAAACGTTTTGGCCGGTCCGATCTGGAGCGACGAAGACGCAAAAGCTGTTTGCCCTTCTATCTGTGCATCTTACGGAGGTACTTGGAACGGACAATGGACAACAGTAGTAGAAGGCAAAATGAGCGTTTGCGGCTGTGTCTTTAAATTTTAAATGAAAGAATTAAGAGTAGCGGCGGGTTCGAATGAACCCGCCGCTTTTTTATTGGTCACAAGAAACACATTCTGTTGCAATTTCTTCTTTATCAATCGTTTGCGAACCGTATAAATATTTATATCTCACGGCAATAACAAGACCTATGGAAGTCATTCCCACTCCTACAAGCGATGGATAATTAAATGAGAATCCGTGTTCCAAAGGAATTCCGCCTAAGAAAGCTCCCATCGCATTGGCAATATTAAAAGCCGCCTGCATAAACGCCGCTGCCATCATTTCACTTTTCGGTGCCGCTTTCATCATCATAATATTGATTGGTGCCGCCACAGACATCGATAATGCCCCGCAAATGAAGGTAAGAGCCAACGCAATATTTTGATATTCGGAAAGGAAAAATACTCCTGCCAAAGAAATCATCATTAAAAAAAGCAATAAAGCACACGTTTTTTCAGGGCTTAAACGATCTGATAAATATCCTCCGACCAGATTTCCCACCACCATTCCGCCTCCTGCAAGAATCATTACATAAGCCATCTGACTTTCTTTAATTCCTGAAATCACCGTCATTAAAGGGGTAATGTAACTGAACCATGTGAAAAGTCCACCGAAACCAATTGCCGTAATCATCAGAACCAGCCAGGCTTGTTTTCTCTTCAGAAATTTCAATTCTTCCATAAAATGGGTGTCCTGATTGGTTTCCAACACCGGAAGCCAGAGTTTTAAAAACAATAAAGCCAATAATCCGATCACCGCAACAATTACAAAATACCATCGCCAGTGAAAAGTATGCCCAATATATGTCACCAAAGGAACCATCGCCAGATTAGCGATTGTAAGTCCGGTGAACATCAGTGAAATATAAAATGCTTCCTTCCCTTTTCCGGCCATTCTCGCCGCTACTACAGTTCCTACTCCGAAAAAAGCTCCGTGAGGAAGCCCGGAAAGAAATCTGATAATCAGCATGGTTGTATAATCCGGTGCAACAGCTGATAATGCATTAAACAATGTAAAAATCATCATCAATGCCATCAAAACTTTTTTCGGTGGAAACTTCACAGAATATCCAATAAGAATTGGCGCTCCGATCACTACACCTAAAGCATACGCAGAAATCAAATGCCCCGCTTCGGGAATCGAAATCTGCAGAGATCTTGCCACATCCGGCAATAATCCCATCACTGTAAACTCTGTCGTCCCTATTCCCAAACCGCCTATCGCCAACGGTAT
Protein-coding regions in this window:
- a CDS encoding SpoIIAA family protein is translated as MITIIPEAPENVAAFNATGEVTKEDFENLVIPRVKEKIDQFNELNYLLYLDTDLDQFTMGAWLEDLLLGLKNLTKWNRTAIVTDKEGVQKFTDIFSVLMPGEFKSFPKENLYNALYWCENGNEVEA
- a CDS encoding mannan-binding lectin: MSTFKINIIAGPLWSNDEAQKLGGRIAAAHLGKFTGQWSTIVEGEMSVIEVELNTQPTGSSEYTLNVLAGPIWSDEDAKAVCPSICASYGGTWNGQWTTVVEGKMSVCGCVFKF
- a CDS encoding MFS transporter, yielding MGIDKRIIPLAIGGLGIGTTEFTVMGLLPDVARSLQISIPEAGHLISAYALGVVIGAPILIGYSVKFPPKKVLMALMMIFTLFNALSAVAPDYTTMLIIRFLSGLPHGAFFGVGTVVAARMAGKGKEAFYISLMFTGLTIANLAMVPLVTYIGHTFHWRWYFVIVAVIGLLALLFLKLWLPVLETNQDTHFMEELKFLKRKQAWLVLMITAIGFGGLFTWFSYITPLMTVISGIKESQMAYVMILAGGGMVVGNLVGGYLSDRLSPEKTCALLLFLMMISLAGVFFLSEYQNIALALTFICGALSMSVAAPINIMMMKAAPKSEMMAAAFMQAAFNIANAMGAFLGGIPLEHGFSFNYPSLVGVGMTSIGLVIAVRYKYLYGSQTIDKEEIATECVSCDQ